A window from Phalacrocorax aristotelis chromosome 5, bGulAri2.1, whole genome shotgun sequence encodes these proteins:
- the PTH gene encoding parathyroid hormone translates to MTSIKTLARTAIILYAICFFTNSDGRPMMKRSVSEMQLMHNLGEHRHTVERQDWLQMKLQDVHSALEDARTQRPRNKDDIVLGEIRSRRLLPEHLRAAMQKKSIDLDKAYMDVLFKTKP, encoded by the exons ATGACTTCTATAAAAACTCTGGCCAGGACTGCAATCATTTTATATGCCATATGCTTTTTTACAAACTCTGACGGAAGACCAATGAT GAAAAGATCAGTGAGTGAGATGCAACTAATGCATAATCTTGGAGAGCATCGACACACCGTGGAGAGACAGGACTGGCTTCAGATGAAACTGCAGGATGTGCACAGTGCCCTCGAGGATGCTCGGACCCAGAGGCCTCGAAACAAGGATGATATTGTCCTGGGTGAGATAAGAAGTAGGAGGCTGCTCCCTGAGCATCTGCGAGCAGCAATGCAGAAGAAATCCATTGACCTGGACAAAGCTTACATGGATGTActctttaaaacaaagccaTAA